One window of Macrococcus sp. 19Msa1099 genomic DNA carries:
- a CDS encoding lactate utilization protein C — protein MERGTIHNKGSFLSNISKNLQREMPQHVERPEWQYRPQDKTLTGLTQDELLEVLRQQCNFIHTDLVETTTDNINETLKQVIDKYGNGEVIAWNDKRFADFGIDLEAHDAFIWDEAKGAENLQVAERANVGITFSDATLAESGTVVLYADKGKGRSVSLLPATYIAIVPKSTIVPRFTQAAQQMNAMMEDQENFPTCINLITGPSNSADIEMKLVVGVHGPIKATYIVVDDK, from the coding sequence ATGGAAAGAGGCACAATTCATAATAAAGGTTCATTCTTAAGTAACATCTCTAAAAATCTACAGCGTGAAATGCCGCAGCATGTAGAACGTCCAGAATGGCAATATCGTCCTCAAGATAAGACGCTTACAGGTCTTACGCAAGACGAACTATTAGAAGTTTTAAGACAGCAATGTAACTTCATTCATACTGATCTCGTTGAAACGACGACAGATAATATTAATGAAACATTGAAACAAGTTATTGATAAATACGGCAACGGGGAAGTTATTGCATGGAACGACAAACGTTTCGCTGATTTTGGAATCGATTTAGAAGCGCATGATGCCTTTATCTGGGATGAAGCAAAAGGTGCTGAGAACTTACAAGTCGCAGAACGTGCGAATGTCGGGATTACTTTCAGTGATGCAACACTTGCAGAGAGTGGAACGGTTGTATTATATGCGGATAAAGGTAAAGGGCGTAGTGTAAGTTTACTTCCTGCGACTTATATAGCCATTGTTCCTAAATCTACAATTGTGCCAAGGTTTACACAAGCTGCGCAACAGATGAATGCTATGATGGAAGACCAAGAAAACTTCCCTACATGCATTAATTTGATCACGGGACCATCAAATTCAGCAGATATCGAAATGAAACTTGTTGTTGGTGTTCA